From one Triticum urartu cultivar G1812 chromosome 3, Tu2.1, whole genome shotgun sequence genomic stretch:
- the LOC125546013 gene encoding BTB/POZ domain-containing protein At2g30600 isoform X2 yields MRVEDKKRSLTVAPFKCAWGEEFRFVEAGRGCIAFEASAQNDVTLVFREQPGSQHYHYKMDSSRHYAVILGSHRNKRLKIEVDGRTVVDEAGVGLCRSSSFQSYWISIYDGLISIGQGRHPNNNVLFQWLDPDPNRNVQYVGLSSWDKHVGYRNISVLPSAPQNSIHWSQIEYAYAERHGEGGHAKNEESKDGCEQRVIADFLESWDFSDAMFVVGSERKVVPAHKIVLAASGEFDFISMSGTAIELPSFSYPVLHSLLEYIYTGSTQIAEWQLDSLLELSLQFKVKPLVKRCEEMLDCFTKMDNDLSVSSRKLEVSSSGSKAHQVDYFPFKAPVSVQKIKQFLASGEHSDINIFVSGQGFVAKAHKLVLSLWSMPFAKMFTNGMKESSAPNVFFEDASAEAFSLLLQFMYSGELKVDNRYITPALVQLLLLSDQFGITVLQFECCKRIMEFLSEDTVCSVLQAVSSIPSCKLLEEMCKQNFATHFDYCTTACTDFVLLDEATFKDILQQGDMTVTSEEKVLDAILTWCMEACETFYWSSVDKLLSTSTPEQLFGERLTAINTLLPFVRFPLMPPSLLQRMEKSNLAKHIQLFRQLVAEAIEFSNAGAWMMMTNKCERFLHRRSSYRELQYISDGDNNGVIYYAGTSFGKHQWINPVLAKWL; encoded by the exons ATGAGAGTAGAGGACAAAAAAAGATCCCTAACAGTTGCCCCCTTCAAGTGTGCTTGGGGCGAGGAGTTCCGGTTTGTGGAGGCTGGGCGTGGGTGCATTGCGTTCGAGGCATCTGCCCAGAATGATGTTACCCTGGTGTTCCGTGAACAGCCTGGGAGCCAGCACTACCACTACAAAATGGACAGCAGTCGTCATTACGCTGTCATCTTGGGTAGCCATAGGAACAAAAGGTTGAAGATTGAAGTGGACGGAAGGACTGTTGTCGATGAAGCTGGAGTCGGCCTATGCCGCTCATCATCTTTCCAGAGCTACTGGATCAGCATCTATGATGGATTGATAAGCATTGGACAAGGAAGGCATCCAAACAACAATGTCCTCTTCCAGTGGCTCGACCCTGATCCCAACCGGAATGTTCAGTATGTCGGATTATCCAGCTGGGACAAGCACGTGGGCTACCGAAATATAAGTGTTCTTCCATCAGCTCCTCAAAACAGCATCCATTGGAGTCAAATTGAGTATGCATATGCTGAGCGGCACGGGGAAGGAGGTCATGCTAAAAATGAAGAATCAAAAGATGGCTGTGAGCAAAGGGTGATTGCAGACTTTCTTGAGAGCTGGGATTTCTCCGATGCTATGTTTGTTGTTGGTAGTGAAAGAAAGGTTGTCCCTGCGCACAAAATTGTCTTGGCTGCTTCTGGAGAGTTTGATTTTATCTCAATGAGTGGAACTGCCATCGAGCTTCCGTCATTCTCCTACCCAGTTCTCCACTCGCTTCTTGAGTATATCTATACTGGGTCTACTCAG ATTGCAGAGTGGCAACTGGATTCACTGCTGGAGTTGAGCTTACAATTTAAAGTTAAACCTTTGGTAAAACGTTGTGAGGAAATGCTCGACTGTTTTACTAAGATGGATAATGATCTCTCTGTGTCTAGTAGAAAGTTAGAAGTATCAAGTAGTGGATCTAAAGCCCATCAAGTTGATTATTTCCCTTTCAAGGCTCCAGTGAGTGTGCAGAAAATCAAACAATTCCTTGCAAGTGGTGAGCATAGTGATATAAACATCTTTGTTAGTGGACAAGGTTTTGTTGCCAAGGCTCACAAACTCGTCCTTAGCTTGTGGAGCATGCCATTCGCCAAG ATGTTCACAAATGGAATGAAAGAAAGCAGCGCTCCAAATGTATTTTTCGAAGATGCTTCTGCTGAAGCATTTTCTCTCCTCCTTCAGTTTATGTACAGTGGGGAACTTAAAGTGGATAACCGGTATATCACACCTGCATTGGTTCAGCTCCTCTTATTATCAGATCAGTTTGGCATCACTGTTCTTCAGTTTGAATGCTGTAAAAGAATTATGGAATTCCTTTCAGAG GACACAGTATGTTCAGTATTACAAGCAGTGTCATCAATACCATCTTGTAAACTGCTTGAAGAAATGTGCAAACAGAATTTTGCAACACACTTTGATTATTGCACAACTGCTTGCACGGACTTTGTGCTGTTAGATGAGGCAACATTTAAGGATATTCTTCAG CAAGGTGATATGACTGTGACATCGGAAGAGAAGGTTCTGGATGCCATCTTAACATGGTGTATGGAGGCTTGTGAAACTTTTTACTGGAGTTCTGTAGATAAGCTATTAAGCACTTCAACACCAGAGCAGCTCTTTGGAGAGAGGCTCACCGCCATCAATACTTTACTACCATTTGTGCGGTTCCCTCTAATGCCGCCGTCTCTCCTTCAGCGG ATGGAGAAAAGTAACCTAGCAAAGCACATACAACTGTTCAGACAGTTG GTTGCAGAAGCCATTGAGTTCTCTAATGCTGGtgcttggatgatgatgacaaacAAATG TGAGAGATTTCTACATAGACGCTCAAGCTATAGAGAGCTTCAGTATATTTCTGATGGTGATAACAATGGTGTGATCTACTATGCTGGGACGTCATTCGGGAAGCATCAATGGATCAATCCTGTTTTAGCCAAG TGGCTCTAA
- the LOC125549269 gene encoding zinc finger MYM-type protein 1-like, whose translation MAVVFRFPDKEGLLQERFFDLIHVKNTKALTLKEELTALLSNNGFDVQNLRGQGYDGASNMKGEFNGLQALFLKDCPYAYYVHCYAHRLQLALVAAARDVVPISQFFQKLLYIINIVDSSSKRHDELHDAQVVEIARLLAIDQIETSKGGNQIRALKRPGDTRWGSHLGSISSLMDMFNAVSSTLQTIASDASAGTHRADADTAYNYLIDFEFVFGLCMMIEILQISEELGKALQKKRQDIVNAIRLVSSTKALLEKLRSDNGWDNFFLLLLLSFAWIMALRFLIWMSHIFYVGVVLVVKLIILPKSIISEWRYFEQRWTTN comes from the coding sequence ATGGCAGTAGTGTTCAGATTCCCCGATAAAGAAGGTTTGTTACAAGAACGCTTCTTTGATCTGATACATGTAAAGAACACCAAAGCACTAACATTAAAGGAAGAGTTGACTGCTTTATTGTCCAACAATGGCTTTGATGTTCAAAATTTGCGTGGCCAAGGATACGATGGGGCTAGCAACATGAAGGGTGAGTTCAATGGATTACAAGCACTTTTCCTCAAAGATTGTCCGTATGCTTATTATGTACACTGCTATGCACATCGCCTGCAACTTGCCCTTGTTGCTGCAGCAAGAGATGTTGTTCCTATTAGCCAATTTTTCCAGAAACTTCTCTACATCATAAACATTGTTGACTCATCGTCAAAGCGACATGATGAGCTACATGATGCCCAAGTTGTTGAGATTGCACGTCTACTTGCAATTGATCAGATTGAGACAAGCAAAGGGGGGAATCAGATCAGAGCATTAAAGCGTCCAGGAGACACTCGATGGGGGTCACACTTGGGTTCTATATCTAGCCTTATGGATATGTTCAACGCAGTAAGTTCTACTCTACAAACTATAGCTTCTGATGCTTCTGCTGGTACACACCGAGCTGATGCAGATACTGCTTACAACTACTTGATCGATTTTGAGTTTGTGTTTGGCCTATGTATGATGATAGAGATATTGCAGATCAGTGAAGAGCTTGGGAAAGCTTTGCAAAAGAAAAGACAGGATATAGTGAATGCTATTCGTTTAGTTTCATCCACAAAGGCCCTTCTAGAAAAACTGAGATCAGATAATGGTTGGGATAATTTTTTTTTACTACTGTTGTTGAGTTTTGCATGGATCATGGCATTGAGATTCCTGATATGGATGAGCCATATATTTTACGTGGGGGTCGTGCTCGTCGTCAAGCTGATAATTTTACCAAAGAGCATTATTTCCGAGTGGAGATATTTCGAGCAACGTTGGACAACCAATTGA
- the LOC125546013 gene encoding BTB/POZ domain-containing protein At2g30600 isoform X1, with protein sequence MRVEDKKRSLTVAPFKCAWGEEFRFVEAGRGCIAFEASAQNDVTLVFREQPGSQHYHYKMDSSRHYAVILGSHRNKRLKIEVDGRTVVDEAGVGLCRSSSFQSYWISIYDGLISIGQGRHPNNNVLFQWLDPDPNRNVQYVGLSSWDKHVGYRNISVLPSAPQNSIHWSQIEYAYAERHGEGGHAKNEESKDGCEQRVIADFLESWDFSDAMFVVGSERKVVPAHKIVLAASGEFDFISMSGTAIELPSFSYPVLHSLLEYIYTGSTQIAEWQLDSLLELSLQFKVKPLVKRCEEMLDCFTKMDNDLSVSSRKLEVSSSGSKAHQVDYFPFKAPVSVQKIKQFLASGEHSDINIFVSGQGFVAKAHKLVLSLWSMPFAKMFTNGMKESSAPNVFFEDASAEAFSLLLQFMYSGELKVDNRYITPALVQLLLLSDQFGITVLQFECCKRIMEFLSEDTVCSVLQAVSSIPSCKLLEEMCKQNFATHFDYCTTACTDFVLLDEATFKDILQQGDMTVTSEEKVLDAILTWCMEACETFYWSSVDKLLSTSTPEQLFGERLTAINTLLPFVRFPLMPPSLLQRMEKSNLAKHIQLFRQLVAEAIEFSNAGAWMMMTNKCERFLHRRSSYRELQYISDGDNNGVIYYAGTSFGKHQWINPVLAKNITVTASSPNSRYTDPKALVSKNYQGTCFAGPRDEDGKKCSWWMVDIGQDHQLMCNYYTVRQDGSTAFMRSWVLQGSMDGENWTSLIVNEDERAICQPGQFASWPITGLAALLPFRFFRLALTGPTTSNTWNLCICFLELYGYFR encoded by the exons ATGAGAGTAGAGGACAAAAAAAGATCCCTAACAGTTGCCCCCTTCAAGTGTGCTTGGGGCGAGGAGTTCCGGTTTGTGGAGGCTGGGCGTGGGTGCATTGCGTTCGAGGCATCTGCCCAGAATGATGTTACCCTGGTGTTCCGTGAACAGCCTGGGAGCCAGCACTACCACTACAAAATGGACAGCAGTCGTCATTACGCTGTCATCTTGGGTAGCCATAGGAACAAAAGGTTGAAGATTGAAGTGGACGGAAGGACTGTTGTCGATGAAGCTGGAGTCGGCCTATGCCGCTCATCATCTTTCCAGAGCTACTGGATCAGCATCTATGATGGATTGATAAGCATTGGACAAGGAAGGCATCCAAACAACAATGTCCTCTTCCAGTGGCTCGACCCTGATCCCAACCGGAATGTTCAGTATGTCGGATTATCCAGCTGGGACAAGCACGTGGGCTACCGAAATATAAGTGTTCTTCCATCAGCTCCTCAAAACAGCATCCATTGGAGTCAAATTGAGTATGCATATGCTGAGCGGCACGGGGAAGGAGGTCATGCTAAAAATGAAGAATCAAAAGATGGCTGTGAGCAAAGGGTGATTGCAGACTTTCTTGAGAGCTGGGATTTCTCCGATGCTATGTTTGTTGTTGGTAGTGAAAGAAAGGTTGTCCCTGCGCACAAAATTGTCTTGGCTGCTTCTGGAGAGTTTGATTTTATCTCAATGAGTGGAACTGCCATCGAGCTTCCGTCATTCTCCTACCCAGTTCTCCACTCGCTTCTTGAGTATATCTATACTGGGTCTACTCAG ATTGCAGAGTGGCAACTGGATTCACTGCTGGAGTTGAGCTTACAATTTAAAGTTAAACCTTTGGTAAAACGTTGTGAGGAAATGCTCGACTGTTTTACTAAGATGGATAATGATCTCTCTGTGTCTAGTAGAAAGTTAGAAGTATCAAGTAGTGGATCTAAAGCCCATCAAGTTGATTATTTCCCTTTCAAGGCTCCAGTGAGTGTGCAGAAAATCAAACAATTCCTTGCAAGTGGTGAGCATAGTGATATAAACATCTTTGTTAGTGGACAAGGTTTTGTTGCCAAGGCTCACAAACTCGTCCTTAGCTTGTGGAGCATGCCATTCGCCAAG ATGTTCACAAATGGAATGAAAGAAAGCAGCGCTCCAAATGTATTTTTCGAAGATGCTTCTGCTGAAGCATTTTCTCTCCTCCTTCAGTTTATGTACAGTGGGGAACTTAAAGTGGATAACCGGTATATCACACCTGCATTGGTTCAGCTCCTCTTATTATCAGATCAGTTTGGCATCACTGTTCTTCAGTTTGAATGCTGTAAAAGAATTATGGAATTCCTTTCAGAG GACACAGTATGTTCAGTATTACAAGCAGTGTCATCAATACCATCTTGTAAACTGCTTGAAGAAATGTGCAAACAGAATTTTGCAACACACTTTGATTATTGCACAACTGCTTGCACGGACTTTGTGCTGTTAGATGAGGCAACATTTAAGGATATTCTTCAG CAAGGTGATATGACTGTGACATCGGAAGAGAAGGTTCTGGATGCCATCTTAACATGGTGTATGGAGGCTTGTGAAACTTTTTACTGGAGTTCTGTAGATAAGCTATTAAGCACTTCAACACCAGAGCAGCTCTTTGGAGAGAGGCTCACCGCCATCAATACTTTACTACCATTTGTGCGGTTCCCTCTAATGCCGCCGTCTCTCCTTCAGCGG ATGGAGAAAAGTAACCTAGCAAAGCACATACAACTGTTCAGACAGTTG GTTGCAGAAGCCATTGAGTTCTCTAATGCTGGtgcttggatgatgatgacaaacAAATG TGAGAGATTTCTACATAGACGCTCAAGCTATAGAGAGCTTCAGTATATTTCTGATGGTGATAACAATGGTGTGATCTACTATGCTGGGACGTCATTCGGGAAGCATCAATGGATCAATCCTGTTTTAGCCAAG AATATCACTGTGACGGCAAGCAGCCCAAATTCGAGGTACACGGATCCAAAGGCTCTGGTTTCAAAAAATTACCAG GGGACTTGTTTTGCTGGGCCTCGAGACGAAGATGGCAAGAAGTGTTCTTGGTGGATGGTAGACATTGGACAGGACCACCAG CTTATGTGCAACTACTACACGGTAAGGCAGGATGGCTCTACGGCATTTATGAGGTCTTGGGTTCTTCAG GGATCCATGGATGGTGAGAACTGGACAAGCCTCATTGTTAACGAGGACGAGCGGGCCATCTGCCAGCCAGGGCAGTTTGCGTCGTGGCCGATCACAGGCCTGGCGGCGCTGCTGCCATTCCGGTTCTTCCGGCTTGCTCTGACGGGGCCGACGACCAGTAACACCTGGAACCTCTGCATCTGCTTCCTGGAGCTCTACGGCTACTTCCGCTAG
- the LOC125546012 gene encoding protein LIFEGUARD 2-like — translation MMGYQKGVDIEAGTSGGTGTAAPTRGLYPGMTESPELRWALIRKIYVILSLQLLLTAVVAAVVVKVRAIPHFFVSSSAGLGLYIFLIIFPFIVLCPLYFYRQKHPVNLLLLGVFTVAISFAVGMTCAFTSGKVILEAAILTTVVVFSLTAYTFWAAKRGQDFSFLGPFLFASLIMLLVFGFIQILFPMGKLSHMIYGALAALIFSGYIVYDTDNIIKRYTYDEYVWAAVSLYLDVINLFLALLTLFRAGDS, via the exons ATGATGGGGTACCAGAAGGGCGTCGACATCGAGGCGGGGACCTCCGGCGGCACCGGCACCGCGGCGCCGACGCGGGGGCTGTACCCCGGGATGACGGAGAGCCCCGAGCTGCGCTGGGCGCTCATCCGGAAGATCTACGTCATCCTCTCCCTGCAGCTGCTCCTCaccgccgtcgtcgccgccgtcgtcgtcaaGGTCCGCGCCATCCCGCACTTCTTCGTCTCCTCCAGCGCCGGCCTCGGGCTCTACATCTTCCTCATCATCTTCCCCTTCATCG TGCTGTGCCCGTTGTACTTCTACCGCCAGAAGCACCCAGTCAACCTGCTGCTGCTTGGCGTCTTCACAGTAGCTATCAGCTTCGCTGTGGGAATGACATGTGCCTTTACTAGCG GCAAGGTCATTCTGGAGGCCGCGATTCTTACAACAGTGGTTGTCTTCAGCCTCACTGCTTACACTTTCTGGGCCGCAAAGAGGGGCCAGGACTTCAGCTTCCTTGGTCCTTTCCTGTTTGCTTCTCTCATCATGTTGCTCGTCTTTGGGTTCATTCAG ATCCTCTTCCCGATGGGCAAGCTGTCTCACATGATCTATGGCGCGCTGGCGGCACTCATCTTCAGTGGCTACATTGTGTATGACACGGACAACATCATCAAGCGTTACACGTATGACGAGTATGTCTGGGCCGCCGTCTCGCTCTACCTTGACGTCATCAATCTGTTCCTGGCCCTGCTGACCCTGTTTAGGGCGGGTGACAGCTAA
- the LOC125546014 gene encoding uncharacterized protein LOC125546014 — protein MDKTNAIVLSHSPPAQAAEQSLSSLHRPSMASRALAALSIQPRLGGGASALGRPAVRVSARPPRRRRPMVVRAGGPPSTNVLILAFVLPLSLFVGTLVAAARVADDLDERFLREMEINKAILEENEASSEEAADDGGEYVVGGDEAPLPAAEKEQVLVTATGTGTRARNRPKREVY, from the exons ATGGATAAGACAAACGCCATCGTCCTATCACACTCTCCGCCCGCGCAGGCAGCCGAGCAGAGCCTCTCCAGTCTCCACCGTCCGTCCATGGCTTCTCGAGCCCTCGCCGCTCTCTCCATCCAGCCGCGCCTCGGCGGGGGCGCGTCGGCGCTCGGACGGCCCGCCGTCCGCGTCAGCGCCAGGCCGCCGCGGCGGCGCCGGCCCATGGTGGTGCGGGCGGGCGGGCCGCCGAGCACCAACGTGCTCATCCTCGCCTTCGTGCTCCCGCTCTCGCTCTTCGTCGGCAccctcgtcgccgccgcccgcgtcgcCGACGACCTCGACGAGCGGTTCCTCCGGGAG ATGGAGATCAACAAGGCGATACTGGAGGAGAACGAGGCTTCCTCCGAGGAGGCGGCAGACGACGGCGGAGAGTACGTCGTCGGCGGAGACGAGGCCCCGTTGCCGGCGGCGGAGAAGGAGCAGGTCCTTGTCACAGCCACTGGCACAGGCACGCGCGCCAGGAACAGGCCGAAAAGGGAGGTGTATTAG